One stretch of Musicola paradisiaca NCPPB 2511 DNA includes these proteins:
- the hydA gene encoding dihydropyrimidinase has translation MMSKLLIKGGTVVNADRQFRADVLCVDGVIAAVGDIPASDIAGAEVVDAGGLYVMPGGIDPHTHMNFPFMGTTTVDDFYSGTAAALAGGTTTIIDFVIPNPQQPLMEAYHTWRGWAEKAASDYSFHVAITWWDDSVRRDMGTLVQEEGVNSFKHFMAYKNAIMCDDETLMNSFRRSLELGAMPTVHAENGEMVYLLQQELLKQGITGPEGHPLSRPPEVEGEAANRAITIASIMGVPIYVVHVSCIESAEAIARARARGQRVYGEVLAGHLVLDDSVYRDADAARAAAYVMSPPFRPKAHQDALWRGLQSGQLHTTATDHCTFCASQKAAGLDNFTKIPNGCGGVEERMAVIWDAGVNSGRLTPSEFVAITSANTARLFNIYPRKGSVSVGADADLALWDPAGSKTLSAKTHHSRNDFNAFEGRTVKGIPAFTVSQGVVVYANGDLRAREGAGRYIKRPAFGPDFSAAAQWERQRAPQAVTR, from the coding sequence ATGATGAGCAAATTGTTGATTAAGGGCGGCACGGTGGTGAATGCCGATCGTCAATTCCGTGCCGATGTGTTGTGCGTCGACGGCGTGATTGCGGCGGTGGGCGATATCCCGGCCTCGGACATCGCCGGCGCGGAGGTGGTGGACGCCGGCGGGCTGTACGTGATGCCGGGCGGCATCGACCCGCACACCCATATGAATTTTCCGTTTATGGGCACCACCACGGTGGACGATTTCTACAGCGGCACCGCCGCGGCGCTGGCGGGCGGCACCACCACCATCATCGATTTTGTCATTCCCAATCCGCAGCAACCGCTGATGGAGGCGTATCACACCTGGCGCGGCTGGGCGGAAAAGGCGGCCTCGGATTACAGCTTCCACGTCGCCATTACCTGGTGGGACGACAGCGTGCGGCGTGACATGGGCACGCTGGTGCAGGAAGAAGGGGTCAACAGCTTCAAACACTTTATGGCGTACAAGAACGCCATCATGTGCGACGACGAAACGCTGATGAACAGTTTCCGCCGCTCGCTGGAGCTGGGCGCGATGCCGACGGTGCACGCCGAAAACGGTGAGATGGTTTACCTGCTGCAACAGGAATTGCTCAAGCAGGGTATTACCGGGCCGGAGGGGCACCCATTGTCGCGTCCGCCGGAGGTGGAGGGCGAGGCGGCCAACCGCGCCATCACCATCGCCAGCATCATGGGGGTACCGATCTATGTGGTGCATGTTTCCTGCATCGAGTCGGCAGAGGCGATTGCCCGTGCCAGAGCGCGTGGGCAGCGGGTGTACGGCGAAGTGTTGGCCGGGCATTTGGTGCTCGACGATAGCGTCTACCGCGATGCGGACGCCGCCCGCGCCGCCGCCTACGTCATGAGCCCGCCGTTTCGGCCGAAAGCGCATCAGGACGCGCTGTGGCGCGGGTTGCAGTCCGGGCAGTTGCACACCACCGCGACCGATCACTGTACGTTCTGCGCCAGCCAGAAGGCGGCCGGCCTGGATAATTTCACCAAAATTCCCAACGGTTGCGGCGGCGTCGAAGAGCGCATGGCGGTGATCTGGGATGCGGGCGTCAACAGCGGCCGTCTGACGCCGAGCGAGTTTGTCGCTATCACCTCCGCCAATACCGCGCGGCTGTTCAATATCTATCCGCGCAAAGGCAGCGTATCCGTTGGGGCCGATGCGGATCTGGCGTTATGGGATCCGGCGGGCAGTAAGACGCTGTCGGCCAAAACCCATCATTCTCGTAATGATTTCAATGCGTTTGAAGGCCGTACCGTCAAGGGCATTCCGGCATTTACCGTCAGTCAGGGCGTGGTGGTGTACGCCAACGGCGATCTGCGCGCCCGTGAAGGGGCGGGACGCTATATCAAACGTCCGGCATTTGGGCCGGATTTCAGCGCTGCGGCGCAATGGGAACGTCAGCGGGCGCCGCAGGCGGTGACGCGCTAA
- a CDS encoding NAD(P)-dependent oxidoreductase, with the protein MTTPLSAGIDAPGILSARLDPADYAGNFSDSCPPLTAMQAVIEAERCYYCFDAPCTRACPADIDVPSFIHRIAQDNARGAAEVILQANVLGGMCSRVCPTETLCEQACVRNAQDGNPVKIGLLQRHATDRYLANPGNPLFVRAPDSGKTVAVVGAGPAGLTVAHRLAVCGHQVVVFDARPKPGGLNEYGLAAYKTTEDFAQKEIAWLLSIGGIALRLGQQLGRDFTLDALREAYDAVFLGMGLAGVNALGIDEPPLAGVREAVDFIAALRQAEDLSQVAVGRQVVVIGGGMTAVDAAVQAKKLGAREVTMVYRRGETAMKASAHEQQWAKQNGVVIRHWAAPQALHGADGKVTGVTFQVMQPQDGALTASGETFTLAADMVLKAIGQCYEPQPAGAALALKSGRIAVDEQGRTSLPGVWAGGDCCADGLDLTVDAVRQGKLAAKSIELALKVTGLVAANDTSSLTRQERSHG; encoded by the coding sequence ATGACAACCCCCCTCTCTGCCGGCATTGATGCGCCGGGTATTCTCTCCGCTCGTCTCGACCCGGCGGACTACGCCGGTAATTTCAGCGACAGCTGCCCGCCGCTGACAGCAATGCAGGCGGTGATCGAGGCCGAACGCTGCTACTACTGTTTCGACGCCCCCTGCACCCGCGCCTGCCCGGCGGATATCGATGTCCCGAGCTTTATTCACCGTATCGCACAGGACAATGCGCGCGGCGCGGCGGAGGTGATTTTGCAGGCCAATGTGCTGGGCGGGATGTGCTCCCGCGTGTGCCCGACGGAGACCCTGTGCGAACAGGCCTGTGTGCGTAATGCGCAGGACGGCAACCCGGTAAAAATAGGATTGCTGCAACGCCACGCGACCGATCGCTATCTGGCTAACCCCGGCAACCCGTTGTTTGTGCGGGCGCCGGACAGCGGAAAAACCGTTGCGGTAGTCGGCGCAGGCCCGGCCGGGTTGACGGTCGCGCACCGGTTGGCGGTGTGCGGCCACCAAGTGGTGGTGTTCGACGCCCGGCCCAAACCCGGCGGCCTCAATGAATATGGACTGGCGGCATACAAAACCACCGAGGATTTCGCCCAGAAGGAGATCGCCTGGCTGTTGTCGATCGGCGGCATTGCGTTGCGCCTCGGCCAGCAGTTAGGGCGGGATTTTACGCTGGATGCGCTGCGGGAAGCGTATGACGCGGTGTTTCTTGGTATGGGGCTTGCTGGCGTTAATGCGCTGGGGATCGACGAACCGCCGCTGGCCGGTGTGCGAGAGGCGGTGGATTTTATCGCCGCATTGCGGCAGGCCGAGGATCTGAGCCAGGTGGCGGTCGGTCGCCAGGTGGTGGTGATCGGCGGTGGTATGACGGCGGTGGATGCGGCGGTGCAGGCGAAAAAACTGGGTGCGCGCGAGGTCACGATGGTCTATCGCCGTGGCGAGACGGCGATGAAAGCCTCAGCGCATGAACAGCAGTGGGCAAAACAGAACGGTGTGGTCATCCGGCATTGGGCGGCGCCGCAGGCGCTGCATGGCGCAGACGGCAAGGTGACAGGCGTGACTTTCCAGGTGATGCAACCGCAGGACGGCGCGCTGACGGCCAGCGGGGAAACCTTCACGCTGGCGGCGGATATGGTGCTCAAAGCGATCGGCCAATGCTACGAGCCGCAACCCGCCGGCGCGGCGCTGGCGTTGAAGAGCGGGCGTATTGCGGTGGATGAACAGGGCCGCACCTCGCTGCCCGGCGTCTGGGCGGGCGGCGACTGCTGCGCCGACGGGCTGGATTTGACCGTGGATGCGGTGCGTCAGGGCAAGCTGGCCGCCAAATCCATCGAGTTGGCGTTGAAAGTCACCGGTCTGGTGGCGGCTAACGATACCTCTTCACTGACTCGTCAGGAGCGTTCCCATGGCTGA
- a CDS encoding 2,3-butanediol dehydrogenase, translating into MKALRWHGQKDIRIDDVAEAQAGPGRVKIKVKWCGICGTDLHEYLAGPIFIPVEHPHPLTGEKAPVTLGHEFCGEIVEVGAGVSDYHVGDRVTVEPILFDPNSKASRQGLYNLCDKMGFYGLAGMGGGFSEYASVPASIIHRLPDSVSYEQGALTEPAAVAVHAVRESRFQMGDKAAVFGAGPIGLLVVEALKAAGAQEIYVVELSPQRREKAASLGAIVIDPSATDAVQEIVARTDGGVDVAYEVTGVAPVLQQSIDCVRIQGETMIVSVWEKAAPIYPNQILFKERHVTGIIGYRNVFPATLALMEKGYFKPKDFVTRQIALDDVIEQGFNTLIADKSQVKILVSPEK; encoded by the coding sequence ATGAAAGCGTTAAGATGGCACGGTCAGAAAGACATTCGTATCGATGACGTTGCAGAAGCTCAGGCAGGGCCGGGACGGGTCAAAATCAAGGTGAAATGGTGCGGTATCTGCGGCACCGATCTGCACGAATACCTTGCCGGGCCGATCTTTATCCCGGTCGAACACCCCCATCCGCTGACCGGTGAAAAAGCGCCCGTGACGCTGGGCCATGAGTTCTGCGGCGAAATCGTGGAAGTCGGCGCCGGTGTCAGCGATTATCACGTCGGGGATCGGGTGACGGTCGAGCCGATTCTGTTCGATCCCAACTCCAAAGCCAGCCGTCAGGGGCTTTACAATCTGTGCGACAAAATGGGCTTTTACGGTCTGGCTGGGATGGGCGGCGGTTTTTCCGAGTATGCGTCGGTGCCGGCATCCATCATTCATCGTCTGCCCGATTCGGTGAGCTATGAGCAAGGCGCGCTCACCGAGCCTGCGGCGGTTGCGGTACATGCGGTGCGGGAAAGCCGTTTCCAGATGGGCGACAAGGCCGCCGTGTTTGGCGCCGGGCCGATCGGATTGCTGGTTGTCGAAGCGCTTAAGGCTGCCGGCGCGCAGGAGATCTATGTCGTCGAGCTGTCGCCGCAGCGCCGGGAAAAGGCGGCCTCGTTGGGCGCCATCGTTATCGACCCTTCCGCGACGGATGCGGTACAGGAGATTGTGGCGCGTACCGACGGCGGCGTCGATGTGGCCTATGAAGTGACCGGCGTGGCGCCGGTATTGCAGCAGAGTATCGACTGCGTGCGTATTCAGGGCGAAACCATGATCGTCAGCGTGTGGGAAAAGGCTGCGCCGATTTACCCCAACCAGATACTGTTTAAAGAACGGCATGTGACGGGGATTATCGGTTATCGCAATGTGTTCCCGGCTACGCTGGCGCTGATGGAAAAAGGTTATTTCAAACCGAAAGACTTCGTGACGCGCCAGATCGCGCTCGACGATGTGATTGAGCAGGGGTTCAACACGTTGATTGCCGATAAGTCCCAGGTGAAGATTCTGGTCTCCCCCGAGAAGTGA
- a CDS encoding ferredoxin reductase family protein, with protein sequence MKLITVSFLVCLTIWALSLPEVTTLAAFFYWRDMLLQLTGFIAVLCIAGLLLMALHPSFLEKRLGGMDKMYLQHKYLGIGAGVATLLHWLFAKLPKIAAALEWVTSGRHQPHPFDPWRKVMDEFGEIAFYGMTIFIAVSLIKWISYKHFRIIHKIGAIIALLGMIHSFYMINNDMRWTAFGIAIMVLCVISAAIALYSLAGQIGKRNNFPGKITATNKLNDSTLELTINIPASFSRHYQPGKFIFLTTDPKEGKHPFTISRYDANHQTLTITIKALGDYTASLVDAHDLIGKNVVVEGPYGDFILPAHPDKPTYWVAGGIGITPFLSWLYHLHDSRAKQANTTLFYCVNSETDLIHRETLEHLAGETGVNLNIIVRDRDGLLDPQRIPTDDCAGVWFCGPAGMRRYLQRRLGRSALHFEQFDFR encoded by the coding sequence ATGAAGTTAATTACCGTGTCATTTTTGGTCTGTCTTACCATCTGGGCGTTGAGTCTGCCGGAGGTCACTACCCTGGCCGCTTTTTTTTATTGGCGCGATATGTTGTTGCAGCTTACTGGTTTTATTGCGGTATTGTGCATCGCCGGGTTGCTGCTCATGGCGCTCCACCCCTCATTTCTGGAAAAACGGCTGGGTGGCATGGACAAAATGTATCTCCAGCACAAATACCTGGGGATCGGCGCCGGCGTCGCCACTTTGCTGCACTGGTTATTCGCCAAACTGCCGAAAATCGCCGCCGCGCTGGAATGGGTGACATCAGGCCGCCATCAGCCACATCCCTTTGATCCCTGGCGCAAGGTCATGGATGAATTCGGGGAAATTGCCTTTTATGGCATGACAATATTCATTGCCGTCAGCCTGATTAAATGGATTTCCTATAAACACTTCCGCATTATTCACAAAATTGGCGCAATTATCGCACTGCTGGGGATGATTCATTCCTTTTATATGATTAATAACGATATGCGCTGGACGGCTTTCGGTATTGCCATTATGGTGTTATGCGTTATTTCCGCAGCCATTGCGCTTTATTCACTGGCAGGGCAAATCGGCAAAAGAAATAATTTCCCAGGCAAAATCACTGCGACGAATAAATTAAATGATTCAACGCTAGAATTAACCATCAATATTCCGGCGTCATTTAGCCGTCATTATCAACCCGGCAAATTTATCTTTCTGACTACCGACCCGAAAGAAGGTAAGCATCCGTTCACGATCAGCCGGTACGATGCGAATCACCAGACATTGACCATCACCATCAAAGCACTGGGGGATTACACGGCATCGCTGGTTGACGCGCACGATCTGATAGGAAAAAACGTGGTGGTGGAAGGCCCCTACGGCGATTTCATCCTGCCGGCGCATCCGGATAAACCAACCTACTGGGTCGCCGGCGGCATCGGTATCACGCCATTTTTGTCATGGCTATACCATCTGCACGACAGCCGGGCTAAACAAGCGAATACGACGCTGTTCTATTGCGTCAACAGCGAAACCGACCTGATCCACCGGGAGACACTGGAACACCTGGCGGGCGAAACCGGGGTCAACCTGAACATTATCGTCCGCGACCGGGACGGGCTGCTGGATCCGCAGCGCATCCCGACCGACGACTGCGCTGGCGTCTGGTTCTGTGGGCCAGCCGGCATGCGGCGCTATTTGCAACGCC
- a CDS encoding Zn-dependent hydrolase encodes MTSDVLTAAQCGIDTTDLRVDGDRLWQSLMDLAVIGATPKGGVCRLTLTDLDRQGRDLVVGWGNAAGLSVDVDQIGNVFMRRAGRNNALPPIVAGSHIDTQPTGGKFDGNFGVLAALEVIRTLNDSGIETEAPVEMVFWTNEEGSRFVPVMMGSGVFAGVFSLEHAYAAVDIDGKTVKDELTKIGYAGPQTPGDRPIGAYFEAHIEQGPILEDEDVTIGVVQAVLGIRWYDCVVTGQESHAGPTPMALRKDALQVSTRIMQEVVAIAGRFAPHGRGTVGMVQVHPNSRNVVPGSVKFSVDFRNINDALVDEMDAALKAFISQLAQETGLGIELTQVSHYPAAPFHPECKDAVRNAAQRLGYSHRDIVSGAGHDAVYMSMLAPTGMIFIPCKDGISHNEIEYAAPEHVTAGANVLLHAMLEKAGVVGRR; translated from the coding sequence ATGACGAGCGATGTACTGACCGCCGCCCAGTGCGGCATCGATACGACCGACCTGCGGGTGGATGGCGACCGGCTGTGGCAGTCGCTGATGGATTTGGCGGTTATCGGCGCCACGCCGAAGGGCGGTGTGTGCCGACTGACGTTGACCGATCTGGATCGGCAAGGGCGCGATTTGGTCGTGGGATGGGGCAACGCCGCCGGGCTATCGGTGGACGTCGATCAGATCGGCAATGTGTTTATGCGCCGTGCCGGGCGCAACAACGCGCTGCCGCCGATTGTCGCCGGCAGCCATATCGACACCCAGCCCACCGGCGGCAAGTTCGATGGTAATTTTGGCGTGTTGGCGGCGCTGGAGGTGATCCGTACCCTCAACGACAGCGGTATTGAAACCGAAGCGCCGGTGGAAATGGTGTTCTGGACCAATGAAGAAGGCTCGCGTTTTGTGCCGGTGATGATGGGTTCCGGGGTGTTCGCCGGGGTTTTCTCGCTGGAGCACGCTTACGCCGCGGTAGATATCGACGGCAAGACGGTAAAGGATGAACTGACGAAGATCGGTTATGCCGGGCCGCAAACGCCGGGCGATCGCCCGATCGGCGCCTATTTTGAAGCGCATATCGAGCAGGGGCCGATCCTGGAGGATGAAGACGTCACGATCGGCGTGGTGCAGGCGGTGCTGGGCATCCGCTGGTATGACTGCGTGGTGACGGGGCAGGAGTCGCACGCCGGCCCGACGCCGATGGCGCTGCGTAAGGATGCGTTGCAGGTGTCCACCCGCATCATGCAGGAAGTGGTGGCGATCGCCGGGCGCTTTGCACCGCATGGCCGCGGGACGGTGGGGATGGTGCAAGTGCATCCCAACAGCCGCAATGTGGTGCCGGGCAGCGTGAAGTTCTCCGTCGATTTTCGCAATATCAACGATGCGCTGGTCGACGAGATGGACGCCGCGCTCAAAGCCTTTATCAGCCAACTGGCGCAGGAAACCGGCCTCGGCATCGAACTGACCCAGGTGTCGCACTACCCGGCGGCGCCGTTCCATCCGGAGTGCAAAGATGCGGTACGCAATGCGGCGCAGCGGCTGGGGTATTCCCACCGGGATATCGTGTCCGGCGCGGGGCACGACGCGGTGTATATGAGCATGCTGGCGCCCACCGGTATGATTTTTATCCCCTGCAAGGACGGCATCAGCCACAACGAGATTGAGTATGCTGCGCCGGAACATGTGACGGCAGGCGCCAATGTGTTGTTGCATGCGATGCTGGAAAAAGCGGGCGTGGTGGGGCGGCGCTGA
- a CDS encoding NIPSNAP family protein — translation MRVFQLRTYTLKTPEAAAQYAEIWYAHITSLKAFHIQTHGVFQPLAHERQVIALVSYPENADVPALGAAYMSSDAFRADMAGFDIAMIEKVEETLLGALPASPLQ, via the coding sequence ATGCGAGTATTCCAACTGCGAACTTACACCCTGAAAACACCGGAAGCCGCCGCGCAGTATGCGGAAATCTGGTATGCCCATATCACGAGCCTGAAAGCGTTTCACATCCAGACGCACGGCGTGTTTCAACCGCTGGCGCATGAACGTCAGGTCATTGCACTTGTCAGCTATCCGGAAAATGCGGATGTGCCGGCGCTGGGCGCCGCTTATATGTCCAGCGATGCGTTTCGCGCCGACATGGCCGGGTTTGATATAGCAATGATTGAAAAGGTGGAAGAGACGCTGCTGGGCGCGCTGCCCGCCTCGCCGTTACAGTAA
- the preA gene encoding NAD-dependent dihydropyrimidine dehydrogenase subunit PreA yields MADLSTEFLGIKSPNPFWLASAPPTDKEYNVVRAFEAGWGGVVWKTLGLDPHVVNVSGPRYSTLLGADRRVLGLNNIELITDRPLHVNLEEIARVKRNWPDRAMIVSIMVPCEEEAWKAILPLVEETGADGIELNFGCPHGMSERGMGAAVGQVPEYIERVTRWCKQYCSLPVIVKLTPNITDIRYPARAAKRGGADAVSLINTINSVMGVDLDQMLMTPHTGGKGSHGGYCGPAVKPIALNMVSEIARDPDTFGLPISGIGGISTWRDAAEFIALGCGTVQVCTAVMVQGFPIVRDMISGLSNFMDERGYRSIEAFRGRAVSSVTDWRYLNLNHIDKAVIDQSLCIKCGRCHLACEDTSHQAITRQKNGERHFEVKEEDCVGCNLCVSICPVENCISMRSLQPGEVDLRTGKTVSADYANWTTHPNNPMATTAGVA; encoded by the coding sequence ATGGCTGATTTGAGCACCGAATTTCTGGGTATTAAGAGCCCTAACCCGTTCTGGCTGGCGTCCGCGCCGCCGACGGACAAGGAATACAACGTGGTGCGGGCGTTTGAAGCGGGCTGGGGCGGCGTGGTTTGGAAAACGCTGGGGCTGGATCCGCATGTGGTCAACGTCAGCGGCCCGCGCTACAGCACGCTTCTGGGCGCCGATCGCCGGGTATTGGGGCTCAATAACATCGAGCTGATTACCGACCGGCCGCTGCACGTCAATCTGGAAGAAATCGCCCGGGTTAAACGCAACTGGCCGGATCGCGCCATGATTGTGTCGATCATGGTGCCCTGCGAGGAAGAAGCGTGGAAAGCCATTCTGCCGCTGGTGGAAGAGACCGGCGCCGACGGCATTGAGCTGAACTTCGGCTGTCCGCACGGTATGAGCGAGCGCGGCATGGGGGCGGCGGTGGGGCAGGTGCCGGAATACATCGAAAGAGTGACCCGCTGGTGCAAGCAGTATTGCAGCCTGCCGGTGATCGTCAAGCTGACGCCGAACATCACCGACATCCGTTATCCGGCGCGGGCGGCGAAACGCGGCGGCGCGGACGCGGTATCGCTGATCAACACCATCAACTCGGTGATGGGGGTTGACCTTGACCAGATGCTGATGACGCCGCACACCGGCGGCAAAGGCTCCCACGGCGGTTACTGCGGCCCGGCGGTGAAACCGATCGCGCTCAATATGGTGTCGGAAATCGCCCGCGACCCGGACACGTTCGGCCTGCCGATTTCCGGTATCGGCGGCATTTCCACCTGGCGCGACGCGGCGGAGTTCATCGCGCTGGGTTGCGGCACGGTACAGGTGTGCACCGCGGTGATGGTGCAGGGTTTCCCGATTGTGCGCGACATGATTAGCGGGCTGTCCAACTTTATGGACGAACGCGGCTACCGCTCCATCGAAGCGTTTCGCGGCCGTGCGGTCAGTAGCGTCACCGACTGGCGTTACCTCAATCTGAACCATATCGACAAGGCGGTGATCGACCAGTCGCTGTGTATCAAGTGCGGGCGTTGCCATTTGGCCTGCGAAGACACCTCCCATCAGGCGATCACCCGTCAGAAAAACGGTGAGCGTCATTTTGAAGTGAAAGAAGAGGATTGCGTCGGCTGCAACCTGTGCGTCTCCATCTGCCCGGTGGAAAACTGCATCTCAATGCGCAGCCTGCAACCCGGCGAGGTGGATCTGCGTACCGGCAAGACGGTGAGCGCCGACTACGCCAATTGGACTACCCACCCGAATAACCCGATGGCAACCACGGCAGGCGTGGCCTGA